GTTCTCCTAAAAAAAAatccattttttatttttttaataacGTCATATAGGAAAACATTCTACATCAGAACTATAGTGCTCAGAGAAATCTAAAAGTTTCCCATTTTTCATTTAAGATCATAGAAACGTCTTCATTTAGTTTTTTAATTGGGCTTCTAATCATCTCTAATAAAataattgtcaactacaaaattGTAGATCGCATCAAGTTCTATAAAACCCAATTAACAAAAATGAGGGCAATTCTCAGAATGTGTTTTTTTCTTAAAAATTAATGTATGGCATGACAGTACATGGACAAGTGAATGTACCTTGTATCCAAAACATTTCCGATAAAAACTCTCTTCTTCGCTAACAGAGCAAACCTCCATCGTGCACTGTTTTCCTTGGCTTGAAGATCATGTTGATACTCAGCCACAGAAGCACAAGAAATCAGGACCCAAACTGCTATATCTTGTCTTGGCGGCGTCACAAAGTTCACCCTGACATTTTTTCTGTACAAGTCACCGACTGTGATCACTTGTAGATTTTTatctatgtcatcaactggagcatgaataatatcctCCTGCAAACTACATAAGCCAACTGGCAGAATCTGGAAGACAGTGTTTCCTGGAGCTGCAAAAGTCGCCAATAGTGTGCGCTTGGAGATGTCCCTAAGAAAACCATTCAATTGCAAATCATGTCTCTTATATGAAGCCAATTATCAAAAAGAAGCATGTTTAAAGGCAAACTGAAACTCAGAGTACAGGTGTTGAGCACCAGATTTGGCACCTATGCGTCTGTCGACGCCCCGATGGTCCGTGGAAtagcccggacggtccacgattaGATTAATTCAGACTGGAGTCCTTATCCCTTACATGATTATGATAATAAATCTTGTGGGAAGTTGTTGGAAACCGTCTAGGAACGGGTCTAGATCTcccccatatatatatatatatatatatgaagggtACAGCCGATTGAAACACACAACAATTGATGTATCAGCCCAAATTTACCTTGTGCCTTAGGAGTAGAAGTAATTTAGGCTTAGTTGTAGTTTCTCAACCTCAATCTTcacctcttcggctctacgtcgtttAGAGACGTCTTGGGTGGCCTATCTATCTCAAGACAACCCTAGGATCTTTCCTCCCCGACGGAGTCCCTCTTGGGAGGCAAGATCCAGGTTCTGCAGGAGATCACAAAGCCGTTTGCGCCCTCGCAGACGGTCCGCCACATCCAAGCGAATGATCTGTGCGCCCACAGAGAAGAGTGGAGCTCCTTGCGCAAAGTCGCGGACGGTTCGATAACCTACCGTGGACGGTCCACGCTCCCTCAAAGAGACCCCCAAGGTCTCTTTCCCCTACAAGTAGGATTTAGGGATCGTTGGTGTTTggcccaaaaaggcgtcaacacactttttggcatcTCCGCTGGAGATGACTGCGTTTCAAATCTATTAGATTGGCCCCAATGGCCAGTTCCAAAAATCGTACCAACGTCACCCCAGATAACATCGTTAGGCCGACTATGGAAAGTTTGTCGGTCGAGGAGCAGCAGTTCGAAGATCTCATGAAGCAATGTGACGATGATGCGCTGCGACGACGTGCCCAGGTGCGTGAAGAAGCGAAGGAGAAATTTTTTTCACACTTCACGGTAGATCGACACCAAAAGATTATCAAGCAGGGGTAAATCAAGCTCGATTCCCTCATACCTTCGCACCACAACAACGATGTAAGTAATTCTGGTGATGATCAATCTATTAAGCATTTTGTAGAATTACAACGGGATCAGTTAGAACAACGCATTGGGGAATAGAAGAAACACTCAAAAATCACATGTACAATTGAAAAAACTACTATTCCCAGTTTTCCATCCCATGTTGCCGCAACATAGACGACCTCACTAGATGCATCGACAACAAACAGGCCTGCGCAGACccaaccattatatggtatgccgatgaactcatacCCAGGACAGTCACTGCCCCACATATGGGTGACAAtaaactctaaattttacactataagatttaaggatcggaccctatttctattcattttttaactaaaatttatttaggaccctaccattttgtgaagaagcatttggatcgtgatccattaccacccctaccccCAAAACACCTAGTTGACGCAACATCGCCTCTGGTCGCAGTCGGACCATCCAAGTATAATCTTGAACCGTTCGGCCCTATGCCAAACCATCCGATAACCCACCGTGGACCATCCGGTGACCTATCACAGACCGTCCGGAGTACAGTACGCAGAATAGTACAGTATTGACAACACGCAGCCACTCTGTACCACAACAGCACTACCCTCCACCTTCAGCCCATCAAAGCTGAAGCATTCCCGCACCTAGGACCGAGTACCACTCAACACATAGGGAAGTAGAAAGGTTCCCACCACCACATACCACAGATTATTTTCATACAGACAATCAGCATAACAATGGCCACCCATCCAAGCTTCATGTTTCAGAATCCGATCCTATACCACCAACTACTATGGATAAGAGGGTGTTTGGGATGGCTCCAGGTTCCAGTTCCAGTGTGGAGTTATAatttataatatcaatttaaatagttttaaaaaaATCTAAATAATAATCAAAATGACTTATCTCAATGGCTTATAAAGACTTACAGCTCCAGCTCCACGGTTTCCTGGAGCACCTAATGACCTGCTAcaccaactccaccaaattgtctAGAGTTGGAGCtgtcccaaacagggcctaagattAGGGAAGAAATAGCTGAATTATTTCGAGATGGGTCAGGCTCATCATAGCGAAAACACTACGATCACTGATTTGACACTATTCCATACACACAATAAGTGGGTGTTCAAGTTGAAGAATGATGAAATCGGCGCCATCGTCAAACACAAGGCTCGCTTAGTGGCACGCGATTTTttgcagcaggaggggatcgacttcgacgatgctttaattgggtagttttgctattgctctacctggttttgggaaattaatattacattgtgatcatgttccagttatgatgttgttttaattattgttcatgataagatcattatgttaattggaacatggagcgaccacccgggaaaacagtgctaccacaagggtggtatggggacgcccttggctgactaaataggaaagctagtggaggactaccatacccgaaaggggcaagggaggTAGAGGAGCTGCATATAggaaggttctcgggtcgatcatgctgcgatggcttttcggacgagggattcctatattgcccttctcagaaaccatATCGGGTTTTCTGaagttagtggaactttgtaaaggcctcgtagtggtactctGCCTCGTCTCCTCAGCAGGGATGAATggaaagtcgcgatcccttggcaaatgggtaacacgacttgtgggtaaagatgcacaacctctgcagaatgtaaaactggtatatcagccgtgctcacggtcatgagcagctcggaccctcacatgattaatttatggaagtaAACTTAATCCGCAtacgcattgcattgtgggtgttgttattaattttgatctcttacttatttggattggtatctacttatacttagtaactgctaataaaattttgaccaactctaaaagcaatgcatagctttaaccatctcttttggtaagccttacacttcacatgagcttccacctttggtgagttcatgcacattattccccacaacttgttgaacgatgaacgtatgtgagttcacccttgttgtactcacacccCCCAGGTCAAGAAAATGTAACACAGGATGAGGCgtatgaaggatgttgtgatgaattcgtgagtggtctatgtcgttgtctcccagtcaactatggttgttggatcgttgtcttcgtaagttcgtatgatgtcattatttaattattttgtatagaactccgttatatattaaagatgtgacattcgtttctgtaccataagtcatcatatgtgtgagacttgatcctagcacacttggtgaagttcgcgcccgggttttggactccctaagcccgggtgtgacatgagAGGGAGAGATTTGAGCGGTGAGGATCGTGGATGACATGTAGGGTTCGTTTAACAGTTTTTTCAGAAGCCACAACTGCTCAGCCAAACGACTTTTGACTTCTCATAGTATATATCCCTTAGCATCCACAACCCATAGCTCACAACAACTTTTCAAAAGCCAGAGCTTAATCAAACACACCCTAAGTTGGTGTCAGACTTCGCTTCCACAAATCCATGATGCAAGAGGTATGTGGTAAACCTATTGTGCCAAGCATGAGGGACTTGTTTGAGACCATAGAGACTTGTTCATGCAACAAACATTATCTGATACCATGAAAGAGCATAAACATGCTTCTATGTATTTTATTTATTGAAAAGGTCGAGAGGTTACAAGGATTTATAAGAGAGACTAAGCTGATATTAAGAAAGAGGAAGAATCTCAGGTAACAAGCCGAGATGTAGCTAAGAAAGAGGGGAAACCCAGGCAACAAGCAAGGGAAGCATCCCAGGCAAGCCAGCAGACATAAAATACAGTCAGCGGGCATTAAATATAAACAAACATGCTAACAGCAATAATTTCCTCTGGCACTGCACAATACACAAGTGACAACTGAGATGCTAGACATACCACAAACAAAAACCGCCTTCGCCATCATGGCCAATAATGAGAGATGTGTTTTTTGGCATCCTTGTAAGCTCCAGTATAGGACCCATGTTACCCAAACTAGGAATCATATACTGCTCAGATATCTCACTGTGAACACACAAAAGAAGGATCAGGCACCATTCTTGAGGTTTTATCCCGACATGATGCATGATTAATGCATCACAGAAATACTGACACACTTGAAAAACATTAAACAATGTGTTTAGCATGTGTTCATTAGAAAGACTGATGACATCCACAAGAGAACCAAATAGGTATTCAGAGCAGAACTGTTTTTCCAAGACTTCTTCAATTTGCACTCTATTTTGGTTAGTGTGCACCACATTGGAGGCACAGAAAGTTCTCTTTATAGCTCTGGTTGGTAAGTAGTTTGGAAAGGACAATCGGTACACAGAGAGTTTCATTTGTTAACAAATAGAAGAAATGGAAACTGGAATATTATGGGACTGACTGATTTCCATATTTGATACTATAGATAGGAAAATCTCAGTGTTTTCTAAGGGATTAAAGTTCAGTGTATTTTAGTAGAACGACTTTTAGTCATTTATTTGAATTTTGAAACTTGAGAGTTTTAACAAGTTCATAAGAATTGATCTACTTAAGTCAAGAAATAGCTAGCATAACATAAAAATAGCTCCTCAACTGTCAAATATTTTTCAATTTTGTTCTTACCATATAGATTTAGATTATATCACATAATGTTTATTTCCGAAGAAGTAAATAGATAATTGTATAGAAACCAAAGAAGTTATTTAGACAGTAATTACCAGCAAGAAATCGAACCACGGAACCAGGGTTCTAAATAGCCCGCTATAACTCTACTACCGCTAAAATATTGCCAATTGTTCTGCTATTGTCATTAATGATGTTATAGCTCCGCTAAACACCACTATTTTGGCTTAGCCACGAAATATGTTTAACATCACTAATATTGGCTAAGGTAAATATACATGCCTTGCTCTTGATGACTATAATCTATGCGTCTTCATTGTGATCTTTAATCAATAATGAACTATTGAATAACTATTGGCTTGTTCAATCTTGAACGTTGAAGGAATACAAATGATGATTATAGCATGACTATGTTGTTTGTATTAATGAATGTTAAGTAATGGACATAGTAATATGTTCCCAGATCCTTATACATGTATTTGAGTATTTTAGTCACAACATATCCTTAATGACATGTTCTCCTACATAATTGATTAAGAGCTTTCATGTTTTCTACAAAACTGCAAAATGAAATAGCTTTCGATATATCCTGCTATAGTTTTTTATAGCTTCCGAAGAAGGCTACCGCTAAATGCCATAGCAGAGGATTTAAAACCTTGAAACCAAGAGATCATTAGAAACTCTTACCTTTTATTTAATACCAACATTTTTTTGTAATACatgatttattgacaaatatgagTGCATCAAGTGAGTGTTGTATCCGAAGTCTTAGCCAATGTAAGGTTATGAATTATATTGCACAATGAATGTATTCTAATTTTCTTCATTTTAAATATATAAATAGATTGCTATAATGTTTCCAATATAGCACAACAATTCAATCCAACCTTTTAACATGAAATGTAGATGATTACTAGAATaatattgtactttgcacattgtAAAATTGTAATTTCAAAAAAGAGGTATTAAAACATGAGATGGAATATAATGCTGATACTACAGAAAATATGTACCTCCACCCATCAACCATTTCCCAGATATGCAGGTTTCTGCTGTCTTCAATAGCTACAATGTAATTTGGTTCAAATATCAGAATGCACGACACTGTCCCATAAGGCATCAAATTGGTTACAAGTGAAGCATAGCCCGAGTTAACAGATACAATTTTTAAAGAATTATCTTCACATTGACACAAGTTGCAGACTGGGCACAAGCAATCAATGTTTTGCATCCTGTCAATAAGAATATTTAATCAGCACCAGCATAAGGTATACTCCCTCCGTCCATAAAAGGATGCAACTACGGGATTTGTGCAAGTTAAACTAGATTAACTTTGACCAAGTCTATAGTGAAAAGTATTAACAATTATGTCATCAACTAGATTAACAGTACTTATCTTATATCATAAATGTTTGTACTCTTTTATATAACTGTAGTCGAACTTCGAATCATTTCACTTCTCGAAAAGTGAGAATTGCGTCCTTTTGTGGACAGAGGAAGTATATACAACATTTTCCTGCATGTCACTGGGATTATGATTACAACCTGCAAGAAGGTATTTTGATGCTGCTCAGGAGGACCAGAAACTGGCCATCAGGTGTAAAATGCAAACCAGATCTTCCAAACAGAAACTGAAAAGAACAGAAGTGCAAGCAATTTAGTACAATGCCTGATCACCAACAGGAAAAAAGCTGTGCTCACAGAAAACTCTTACATTTCCTGTTGAAGAATGGTCCAAGGTGGGCAGTACAAGGGGAGTGTAACCAACAAAACATGGTGACACATCTTTCTGGTCTTTGGGATTGATAGAGTAAACATAAAGGAACCTTTGGCAGCTCTCCAAAAGGCCACACAATACATAAATATAGAGGCTGTTATGATTTTTAGTGTTTAACATGACAGACAAGACAGGCATTGGATGCAGGTAGCATCCCACCAGCTCTAGGTGATGATCTGGCCTTGCTTGTGTTCTGTCTTCAGATACTAAACCATGTGTACAATTAGTCGTAGAAAGGGCATGAGATGGTTGGTGATGAAAAACATCATTTTCACCCTTTGTAGGTATGTGTTCACAAACATTACCTTCCCCATAGACAGATAGTATTGTGTTCTTATTACCATTTTTATATCTAATTTGACATTCTTCCACTTTGCCAAGCAGATTTTCTTCATCTGCTTTAACTCCATCACCAGCAGGCCAACCTTCAGTGGTGATTGCTCTTTGTGAACCATCACTAGAATACATGCCATTGTCTGGTGACTCAAAAGCAACATGTTTGTCAACAAACTCAACATTCTCAGAATGAAAACTAGTATTATCATCAGATTTTGTGCATTTGTAGCTTACACTGTGGAACCTATTTTCCTTCTGATCAATTGCTGGCACTTCAGTATGATGTTGTCCATCTCGCATGACCAACAAAGTAGATTTTGCCTCACATGCAGGTGGCAAATTCAAAGTTGAACTCACATCATGCTTACCACTCGTTACAGCATCATTATGTGCATTAGAATGAACTGGAGCAGGCAAGATATTTGCTAAACACTCCTCATTCCTCGAAACTCCTGGACCATTTCTAGCAAAAGCTTGTGCACAAACATTAATTGATCCATTATCAGTGTTCTTGTGGTATGAAACATCCACCGGAACTGATGAGCCATTTTTTATAACAGCTGTAAGCTCCTTAAATTGCTGCTCGAATTGTTTAACATCGCCATTAAACTGGTTGTAGTTTGCAGGGTGGGAACTATCTTCCCCACCGAACTCATCCTCTAGACAAGCAACAAGCGAATCAGACAACATATATTGTCCATTTTCATGATTGTATACCACATCAGGTGCCCTTTTGCCATTATGCACACTAGCCTGATACTCAAAAACTTCACTTTTACCATTTAGCAGCTTTGACTTCTCATTAGGCCCCCTAGAGAGCACATACTCAGAATAATGATGATGGTTACCCATTGATTTTGTTGTGTTGTCGCCCAAAATTTGTGCATCATCCTCAAAACTATCTGCAACATAATCATTCATCTCATCTAATTTAACCACTAAGTCGTCATTTCTGCAGTCCTCATTGGCAAAGCCATTTTTAACCTTGTCATGATGAGATCCCCCATGGTCACACATTTCAGAACTATTTCCATTTGTACCTTCACCCACAATTGTTGGTACAGTCACACCTGTTTAAAAAAGATGAAATTATTCAGAACCGTAGCTCCCTTACAGAAGAAAAGGATCATCAGTCAGAAGTTGCAACAGTCCAAACTATGCTCTCTAGCATAATTGCTTGGCTATAGAAAACTACCCTTATCAAACGAAAAAGGAATGTCATTTTAATTTTAACTATTCTAAATAATCAAATTTTTCATGAAAGATATATTTTCACAATAACGAGTCCTCAAATAAAGATATATTTCGACAAAAAAAATAGTTACCTCGGCAGCAACTATCAGATGGATTGTAAGCTGAAACTGTTTTCACTGAAACAGTAGAGTTTTCTCTATTTTTATGCTTGAATTTCTTCCTTTTGTAACTTTTCATGAGAAGGGGAATAGCTTGGGGAAGCAAAATAGACATCATAGACTTTGCTACTTCCTTCTCAGCCAATTCTATATCAGACTTTTCAGAGTTCAAATAAGAACCAGAAGATAAACCAACTTGTTGAGATGAAACTAGAGAAGACTCTCCCAAATTATCATCAAGAGAAGTGGATTGTGCATTCTTAGGGACTTCTTCCAGCAATGGAAGTGTGCATCTTGAATCAGAGACATCTTGCAACAGTGCTCTACCTACAGTATCTCCCTTGAACATTGAAAAACAGAAATCGTTAACTCATTTACCATTATAATGGCCCAACACAGAAGTAGTAGTGTGACACTACAATCCAAAGAGTTAGACACATAAGGATGACTAGCCAGCTCACAACTAAACTTTAAGAACTTGCGCTAATTTGTTTAACATCCATGGTTTTGGTCAAAAGAAAATTGCAGGTAATAAAAAGGAGTGTGGTCTTGCCAAAAGGTGAAGTATATTGCCCACGTTTGTAGACAATCTTAAGCTCTGAGGCAACAACTTTCATCAAATAATGCCGGAGGTGCAATCAGTAAACAAGGCTATGTGACTAACGAAGTAAACAAAGCAAAGAAATATTATGCGTTATTTAAAAAACCCTATGGAATTTTATAGCACAATCCCTGGTTACTGAAGGTCTGAAGCTATAAAGAAGTATCCAAGCAGTCTCacatgaattatttagcattaAACAAATGAAAGAAAGTCCACTAGAGTACACAATATTCAAAAAAAATAGATGATAATTGCAAACAGGCCAGATAAACCATGATGTAAATTATTTCAACTGACAAAATCAATGTGTGACATATCCATGATTAAACACCAACTACACTtcaaggagaagaaagaggagctCGGCTTACTTCATTTGTATTTTTATGTGTGGATACATTGCACTTATCAACTGCTGTTAACATGTCCGGGTAGTGGACTGCCAAGGTATTTTCCACCTGGCTGGGCTCTATACTTCTTTTAGGAGTTCCACTTTCCATGCCTAAGCAAACGGATGGATCTTCAGCCTCAGAAACATCAGATGCATCTTTACAAACTAAATGTGCACCAGCCTCAGAAGTGACTTCACAAGGCTCGTTAAGTTCAACTGCTCCAGTTGAATCTACTATAAGCTCACGAAGCAATCTCTGAATAGATGCATTTTTGAACCCAAAAAGCTGCATAGTAGTAGGAGAAGAGCAAAACTAAACATGATTAAAATTTGGTTATAGTACACAATGTTAACAGAGTGGCAGAGTGCAATTACCCATGTTCAACTTCTATTCAAGAAAATTATCAAGCACTGCTTCTTATTGACATATTGTTGTTTCCTACTTGGAATAAAATATTTGGATTTCTGACTGTATTTGCCAGAGCCGAGCCCTTGAGTTTTTGTTATCGATTTTCTGAATGGAAGTGTCGATCATTATGTGTTCATGCCCCTCCTTTTCCCTTGGTGAGCAAAAAGCAATTGCTCTTACGCTTGGGGATACATACTTTACTGCTGTGGAGGAGTCAGGGTCAAACTTACAACCACAGCAACCAGGATTAAGATGAACCATTAGTAGATtagtctccctctccctcttattTACTCCTTCTGTCCAAGTATATAGGACGTAACCACTTTTTATTCTAGTCCCATAATATAAGGTGTGCTTACACTAAACAACGTATATCGATACAGTAGTACTAGTGTTGATAAAGAGAATTAAATACATTTTTTTGATCTTTGAACCAGAGGCGGTTAGGCCTTATATATTGGGTCGGAGAGAGTAAGTCTTATAAGTCACCCCAAAATAGAAGAATGACACAATGCCTCCATTTTGATGCAGTGTAAAATGTTCAGTAACTGGAATTTTAACTAGTTTAATTACCAACCACAATATGTCATCTTGGCAGCAGGCACAAAAAAAACTTGATGTTGACTATTTTGATGGAATATGAAGTTGTGATGCAGCTAAAGGTGTGAAACATGCCTCAGCACCATCAATCCTTTGAGGGAAGCTCTTTCTCCTCTGCCAGTTCTTCACTTTAGCCCCAGTCTTTTTCTGGAAGTTCTTCCAAGCGATATCAGGGGTCTGCCCTATCGCTGTATCTCCTTCGGTGGATGTAACCTGCATATTGAACTTATCAGCACATCATCTATTTCATCTGAGCCGAGTTGGTGTGAAAGATTTCTCACCAGGAATATTGGACCTCTAGGTCCCTGTTGGATTTCCATAGCATAGGATATTCCAGTAAAATGGCGGACGGCATGGTAACCCACTGGGTAAGGGTACCGGTCCTTGCC
This portion of the Zea mays cultivar B73 chromosome 2, Zm-B73-REFERENCE-NAM-5.0, whole genome shotgun sequence genome encodes:
- the LOC103647245 gene encoding uncharacterized protein isoform X1 — translated: MAAAEDAEGDRVIEVVSAGALYHRGGDWERKYWSCSRGKDRYPYPVGYHAVRHFTGISYAMEIQQGPRGPIFLVTSTEGDTAIGQTPDIAWKNFQKKTGAKVKNWQRRKSFPQRIDGAELFGFKNASIQRLLRELIVDSTGAVELNEPCEVTSEAGAHLVCKDASDVSEAEDPSVCLGMESGTPKRSIEPSQVENTLAVHYPDMLTAVDKCNVSTHKNTNEGDTVGRALLQDVSDSRCTLPLLEEVPKNAQSTSLDDNLGESSLVSSQQVGLSSGSYLNSEKSDIELAEKEVAKSMMSILLPQAIPLLMKSYKRKKFKHKNRENSTVSVKTVSAYNPSDSCCRGVTVPTIVGEGTNGNSSEMCDHGGSHHDKVKNGFANEDCRNDDLVVKLDEMNDYVADSFEDDAQILGDNTTKSMGNHHHYSEYVLSRGPNEKSKLLNGKSEVFEYQASVHNGKRAPDVVYNHENGQYMLSDSLVACLEDEFGGEDSSHPANYNQFNGDVKQFEQQFKELTAVIKNGSSVPVDVSYHKNTDNGSINVCAQAFARNGPGVSRNEECLANILPAPVHSNAHNDAVTSGKHDVSSTLNLPPACEAKSTLLVMRDGQHHTEVPAIDQKENRFHSVSYKCTKSDDNTSFHSENVEFVDKHVAFESPDNGMYSSDGSQRAITTEGWPAGDGVKADEENLLGKVEECQIRYKNGNKNTILSVYGEGNVCEHIPTKGENDVFHHQPSHALSTTNCTHGLVSEDRTQARPDHHLELVGCYLHPMPVLSVMLNTKNHNSLYIYVLCGLLESCQRFLYVYSINPKDQKDVSPCFVGYTPLVLPTLDHSSTGNFLFGRSGLHFTPDGQFLVLLSSIKIPSCRMQNIDCLCPVCNLCQCEDNSLKIVSVNSGYASLVTNLMPYGTVSCILIFEPNYIVAIEDSRNLHIWEMVDGWSEISEQYMIPSLGNMGPILELTRMPKNTSLIIGHDGEGGFCLWDISKRTLLATFAAPGNTVFQILPVGLCSLQEDIIHAPVDDIDKNLQVITVGDLYRKNVRVNFVTPPRQDIAVWVLISCASVAEYQHDLQAKENSARWRFALLAKKRVFIGNVLDTRITALDACGNYGYAGTHGGLLYLWELSSGRKVTGTQCFNSGRVSCVSVDSKSGAVAVTDGGCHVLLYTQDKVQAADDGADGRIPV
- the LOC103647245 gene encoding uncharacterized protein isoform X2 translates to MAAAEDAEGDRVIEVVSAGALYHRGGDWERKYWSCSRGKDRYPYPVGYHAVRHFTGISYAMEIQQGPRGPIFLVTSTEGDTAIGQTPDIAWKNFQKKTGAKVKNWQRRKSFPQRIDGAELFGFKNASIQRLLRELIVDSTGAVELNEPCEVTSEAGAHLVCKDASDVSEAEDPSVCLGMESGTPKRSIEPSQVENTLAVHYPDMLTAVDKCNVSTHKNTNEGDTVGRALLQDVSDSRCTLPLLEEVPKNAQSTSLDDNLGESSLVSSQQVGLSSGSYLNSEKSDIELAEKEVAKSMMSILLPQAIPLLMKSYKRKKFKHKNRENSTVSVKTVSAYNPSDSCCRGVTVPTIVGEGTNGNSSEMCDHGGSHHDKVKNGFANEDCRNDDLVVKLDEMNDYVADSFEDDAQILGDNTTKSMGNHHHYSEYVLSRGPNEKSKLLNGKSEVFEYQASVHNGKRAPDVVYNHENGQYMLSDSLVACLEDEFGGEDSSHPANYNQFNGDVKQFEQQFKELTAVIKNGSSVPVDVSYHKNTDNGSINVCAQAFARNGPGVSRNEECLANILPAPVHSNAHNDAVTSGKHDVSSTLNLPPACEAKSTLLVMRDGQHHTEVPAIDQKENRFHSVSYKCTKSDDNTSFHSENVEFVDKHVAFESPDNGMYSSDGSQRAITTEGWPAGDGVKADEENLLGKVEECQIRYKNGNKNTILSVYGEGNVCEHIPTKGENDVFHHQPSHALSTTNCTHGLVSEDRTQARPDHHLELVGCYLHPMPVLSVMLNTKNHNSLYIYVLCGLLESCQRFLYVYSINPKDQKDVSPCFVGYTPLVLPTLDHSSTGNFLFGRSGLHFTPDGQFLVLLSSIKIPSCRMQNIDCLCPVCNLCQCEDNSLKIVSVNSGYASLVTNLMPYGTVSCILIFEPNYIVAIEDSRNLHIWEMVDGWRDISKRTLLATFAAPGNTVFQILPVGLCSLQEDIIHAPVDDIDKNLQVITVGDLYRKNVRVNFVTPPRQDIAVWVLISCASVAEYQHDLQAKENSARWRFALLAKKRVFIGNVLDTRITALDACGNYGYAGTHGGLLYLWELSSGRKVTGTQCFNSGRVSCVSVDSKSGAVAVTDGGCHVLLYTQDKVQAADDGADGRIPV